The Bacillus sp. Y1 genome has a window encoding:
- a CDS encoding sigma-54 interaction domain-containing protein: MFETSSISIEVVTEILKGVDEGIHVVDLNGKTIFYNEVAAQHDGLTVGEVIGKPLLEVFPSLTEETSTLLRVLKSRKEIVNVAQSYSNIHGKKIETINSTIPICVKGDFFGAMEIAKDYSSIKRLSEQLLDLQKEKQVMNTKKKSKSAVKYTLDDLLTENNEFLQIKREAYKLAKSQSSILVYGESGTGKELFVQGIHDASVRRHAPFIVQNCAAIPETLLESILFGTAKGSYTGAVDRPGLFELADGGTLFLDELHAMPVDLQAKLLRVLEDGMIRRIGSSKSVQVDVRVIAAMNVHPRKALEEKLIRTDIFYRLNVLTFELLPLRKRPEDIKFLSIKFLDHYNGVLHKNIQGVSTEVMNIFQSYEWPGNVRELKHTIEYMMNVCEETSLGMEHLPAMLKGNTSASRKVIKDYSLKGQIEELEKNMICDALKETSGNIKQAAKLLKIPRQTLQYKIQKYELQGAE; this comes from the coding sequence ATGTTTGAAACAAGCAGTATTTCCATCGAAGTAGTGACGGAAATCTTAAAGGGCGTTGATGAGGGAATTCACGTTGTGGATCTAAACGGCAAGACGATTTTTTATAACGAAGTGGCCGCTCAGCACGATGGATTAACCGTGGGTGAAGTAATAGGGAAGCCGTTATTAGAAGTGTTTCCATCGTTAACAGAAGAGACGAGCACGTTATTAAGAGTATTGAAGTCTCGAAAAGAAATTGTGAATGTGGCTCAATCATATTCCAATATTCATGGGAAAAAGATTGAAACGATTAATTCAACGATTCCTATATGTGTAAAGGGCGATTTTTTTGGCGCGATGGAAATAGCGAAGGATTATTCCAGTATTAAAAGATTGTCTGAACAATTATTGGATTTACAAAAAGAAAAACAAGTGATGAATACTAAGAAAAAAAGCAAAAGCGCAGTTAAGTATACTTTAGATGATTTACTTACAGAAAATAATGAGTTTCTTCAAATAAAAAGAGAAGCATATAAGCTTGCAAAATCGCAATCGTCAATATTAGTTTATGGCGAAAGTGGAACGGGGAAAGAATTATTTGTTCAAGGGATACACGACGCATCTGTTCGAAGACATGCCCCTTTCATTGTTCAAAATTGCGCTGCCATTCCAGAAACTTTACTCGAGAGCATTCTCTTTGGTACAGCAAAAGGGAGTTATACGGGAGCAGTTGACCGACCTGGATTGTTTGAGCTTGCGGATGGGGGTACGCTGTTTTTGGATGAGCTTCATGCCATGCCGGTTGATTTGCAGGCAAAGCTATTACGTGTTCTTGAAGACGGAATGATTCGTCGTATTGGCTCTTCGAAAAGTGTCCAGGTAGATGTTCGGGTGATCGCTGCAATGAATGTGCATCCTAGAAAAGCACTGGAAGAAAAGCTGATAAGAACGGATATCTTTTACCGATTAAATGTATTAACGTTTGAGCTATTGCCGCTTAGAAAAAGGCCAGAAGACATTAAATTTTTATCAATAAAATTTCTCGATCATTATAATGGGGTTCTTCATAAAAATATACAAGGTGTGTCTACTGAAGTTATGAACATTTTTCAATCCTATGAGTGGCCAGGGAATGTTCGGGAACTCAAGCATACCATCGAATATATGATGAATGTTTGTGAAGAAACAAGTTTGGGTATGGAACATCTACCAGCCATGCTGAAAGGAAATACCTCTGCATCTAGGAAAGTCATCAAAGATTATTCTCTAAAGGGACAAATCGAGGAGCTAGAAAAAAATATGATTTGTGACGCTCTTAAGGAAACGAGTGGAAACATAAAGCAAGCTGCCAAACTGCTGAAAATTCCAAGACAAACCCTGCAATACAAAATTCAAAAGTACGAGCTGCAAGGTGCCGAGTAA
- the ablB gene encoding putative beta-lysine N-acetyltransferase, producing the protein MNQLPAYRTVEESGIRFEVYMDVFNKRVRVDHYVGDPYLVIQTTEELAKQANSEKIIMKGKFEDYKIFLEKGYRNEAIIDGYFLGSDGYFFCKYLEPDRAFTAHLQVEEDIIASVQHLKRSSQVIMPPADYKIMKVGEKEAVMLSDLYREVFQIYPTPLHDPEYVKKTMKEGTIYYAFMYHHEMISAASAEVNSLFRNAELTDCATKKEHRKFGLMKILLKKLEEDLFEQQIYCSYSIARSLSFGMNAVLHQLGYQYRGRLVNNCYIFDKLEDMNVWVKNLSTYQAAEN; encoded by the coding sequence ATGAATCAGTTGCCAGCTTATCGTACAGTTGAGGAAAGTGGGATTCGATTCGAAGTTTACATGGATGTTTTTAATAAACGTGTACGAGTGGATCATTATGTGGGGGACCCCTACCTCGTCATCCAAACTACTGAAGAGCTTGCAAAACAGGCGAATAGTGAAAAAATAATTATGAAAGGAAAATTTGAGGACTACAAAATATTTTTAGAAAAGGGATATAGGAATGAAGCGATCATAGATGGGTATTTTTTAGGATCGGATGGATATTTTTTTTGTAAATACCTTGAGCCGGACAGAGCTTTTACCGCTCATCTTCAAGTGGAAGAAGATATCATTGCTTCTGTCCAGCATCTAAAGAGGTCGTCACAAGTGATTATGCCACCAGCAGATTACAAGATTATGAAAGTGGGTGAGAAGGAAGCGGTAATGCTTTCGGATTTGTATCGAGAGGTATTTCAAATTTATCCCACTCCCCTGCATGATCCCGAATATGTGAAAAAGACAATGAAAGAAGGTACCATCTACTATGCATTTATGTATCATCATGAAATGATTAGTGCCGCATCTGCTGAAGTGAATTCCTTGTTTCGTAACGCAGAATTAACGGATTGCGCGACTAAGAAGGAACACCGAAAATTTGGATTAATGAAGATCCTTTTGAAAAAGCTTGAAGAAGACTTATTTGAACAACAAATCTATTGTTCCTACTCTATAGCAAGGTCGCTTTCCTTTGGAATGAATGCCGTTCTCCACCAATTAGGCTATCAATACAGAGGACGGTTAGTGAACAATTGTTACATTTTTGATAAGCTGGAAGACATGAATGTTTGGGTGAAAAATTTATCCACCTACCAAGCTGCCGAAAATTAA
- a CDS encoding peptidase, translating to MEEELRKVRKWIKRNRVHATRLLQKLVQEGSVRGKEAAAQAIIIEKCRELGLQLDIWEIGDKTLMNHPAYCSDRKDYTGNPNVVGVLKGTGNGKSLILNGHIDVVPENNLAEWKDDPFSGLIEEGRLYGRGSTDMKGGTVALLLAMEAIIAAEIQLKGDIIFQSVIEEESGGAGTLAAVLRGYLADGAIIPEPTNLKIFPKQQGSMWFRVTVKGRSAHGGTRYEGVNAIEKGILVINQLNELEKVRNSRIVDPLYKNIPIPIPINIGKIHSGDWPSSVPDICIIEGRIGVAPDEKMSAVQAELEHSLQELEKKDIWFKDYPTKVEWFGGRWIPGDLEIEHPLLTTLESSYREVMGSSPVIEASPWGTDGGVLSKIGDIPVVIFGPGVTEVAHDANEYIVLEDLFTSADIIATTILNWCEVSGSDS from the coding sequence ATGGAAGAGGAGCTTCGCAAAGTTAGAAAGTGGATTAAAAGGAATCGCGTACATGCAACTAGACTTCTTCAAAAGCTTGTACAAGAGGGAAGTGTAAGGGGGAAGGAAGCTGCTGCTCAAGCAATAATTATTGAAAAGTGTAGAGAACTAGGTCTTCAGCTCGATATTTGGGAGATTGGTGATAAGACCCTTATGAACCATCCTGCTTACTGCTCGGATCGAAAGGATTATACTGGGAATCCGAATGTTGTTGGTGTTTTGAAGGGTACTGGAAACGGTAAATCATTAATTCTAAACGGTCATATTGATGTGGTGCCAGAAAATAACTTGGCTGAGTGGAAGGATGACCCTTTTAGTGGCTTAATCGAAGAGGGAAGATTATATGGTCGTGGGTCCACAGACATGAAGGGAGGAACGGTGGCCCTTCTTCTTGCGATGGAAGCGATTATTGCTGCAGAGATACAGCTGAAAGGTGATATCATTTTCCAGAGTGTGATAGAAGAAGAAAGTGGGGGTGCGGGAACCTTGGCCGCCGTGCTAAGGGGATATCTGGCGGATGGAGCGATTATTCCTGAGCCTACAAATCTGAAAATCTTTCCAAAGCAGCAAGGCTCTATGTGGTTTCGTGTGACTGTTAAAGGACGCTCAGCACATGGGGGTACTAGGTATGAAGGGGTAAATGCAATTGAAAAGGGAATATTGGTGATCAATCAGTTGAATGAGCTAGAAAAGGTTCGGAATAGTAGAATTGTAGATCCATTATATAAAAATATACCCATTCCCATCCCGATAAATATCGGGAAGATTCATAGCGGGGATTGGCCATCCTCCGTTCCAGATATTTGTATAATAGAGGGAAGAATTGGTGTAGCACCAGACGAAAAAATGTCTGCCGTCCAGGCTGAACTAGAACATTCATTGCAGGAGCTCGAAAAGAAGGACATTTGGTTTAAAGACTATCCAACCAAGGTTGAGTGGTTTGGTGGAAGGTGGATCCCCGGCGATTTAGAAATAGAACATCCGTTACTTACTACTCTTGAGTCATCCTATAGAGAAGTTATGGGATCTTCCCCTGTTATTGAAGCTTCCCCATGGGGTACAGATGGAGGAGTACTATCAAAAATTGGAGATATTCCAGTGGTAATTTTCGGTCCAGGCGTAACAGAGGTCGCTCATGATGCGAACGAATATATTGTTTTAGAAGATTTATTTACCAGTGCTGATATCATTGCTACTACCATCCTGAATTGGTGTGAAGTAAGTGGAAGTGATTCATAG
- a CDS encoding 3-oxoacid CoA-transferase subunit B, producing MGMGIGIRDQMAKRAAAEIKEGMVVNLGIGIPSLVPNHLPSEINVMFHAENGIVGMGPSPEHGEEDENLCNAGGYPVSLVSGGSYCDSVIAFGMIRRGIVDITILGALQVSEKGDLANWIVPGKKIPGMGGAMELAQKAQKVIVLMNHTDKAGNSKIVKECSFPLTSRACVDMIITDMAVFHVTDKGLVLSEVFQPYTLDQVRECTNCSFFCK from the coding sequence ATGGGTATGGGAATAGGTATCCGTGATCAAATGGCCAAAAGAGCTGCGGCAGAAATCAAAGAAGGCATGGTGGTCAATTTAGGGATAGGCATTCCCTCGCTTGTTCCGAATCATCTTCCATCAGAAATAAATGTCATGTTTCATGCGGAGAATGGAATCGTTGGGATGGGGCCTTCACCAGAACATGGGGAAGAGGATGAAAACCTTTGTAATGCTGGAGGATACCCGGTTAGTTTAGTTAGTGGTGGTTCTTATTGTGATAGTGTCATTGCATTTGGAATGATACGTAGGGGAATCGTGGATATCACCATTTTAGGAGCATTGCAGGTAAGTGAAAAAGGAGATTTAGCGAACTGGATTGTTCCGGGTAAAAAAATACCTGGTATGGGCGGTGCGATGGAACTTGCACAGAAAGCGCAGAAGGTGATCGTATTAATGAACCATACGGATAAAGCGGGAAATAGCAAAATTGTAAAAGAATGCTCTTTTCCATTAACCTCTCGGGCATGTGTGGATATGATTATCACGGATATGGCCGTCTTTCATGTGACTGATAAAGGTTTAGTTTTAAGTGAGGTTTTTCAACCATATACATTGGATCAAGTTCGAGAGTGTACCAATTGTTCATTTTTTTGTAAGTAA
- a CDS encoding CoA transferase subunit A: MKNRFNKITTVEKVLDLFHDGGTIMFGGFGGVGSPPSIIEGMLNKGIKDLTLIGNDTGFPHIGIGRLVANGRVKKVIASHIGSNPVAGQLMTEGTLEVEFSPQGTLVERIRAGGVGIPAFLTDIGMDSDFVSTNKEKVVLEGKSYLLETALSAPISIVYAKKADEYGNLIYDKSARNTNPLVAMAGDITIAEVEEIVEVGELHPDEIVTPGVFVNYIVPTEGVNWKWVWE; this comes from the coding sequence ATGAAAAATCGCTTCAATAAGATTACCACTGTAGAAAAAGTATTAGATTTATTTCATGACGGTGGAACAATTATGTTTGGTGGTTTTGGTGGGGTTGGTTCTCCGCCATCTATTATTGAAGGAATGCTCAATAAAGGGATTAAGGATTTAACACTTATTGGAAATGATACCGGATTTCCACATATAGGGATTGGGAGGCTTGTAGCAAACGGACGAGTAAAAAAAGTCATTGCTTCTCATATTGGTTCCAATCCTGTTGCAGGGCAACTAATGACAGAGGGAACTCTTGAAGTCGAATTTTCACCTCAAGGAACGTTAGTAGAGAGAATTAGAGCGGGTGGCGTAGGAATTCCAGCTTTTCTAACTGATATTGGAATGGACAGTGACTTTGTGTCAACCAATAAAGAGAAAGTGGTGTTAGAGGGAAAAAGTTATTTACTAGAGACAGCATTAAGTGCGCCTATATCGATTGTCTATGCGAAGAAGGCAGATGAATATGGCAACCTTATTTATGATAAAAGTGCAAGAAATACCAATCCATTGGTAGCAATGGCTGGAGATATTACGATCGCAGAGGTGGAGGAAATCGTTGAAGTGGGTGAACTTCATCCGGATGAAATCGTCACACCTGGAGTGTTTGTCAATTATATTGTACCGACGGAAGGGGTGAACTGGAAATGGGTATGGGAATAG
- a CDS encoding aspartate aminotransferase family protein has product MEHSYLIKPLLDAVYPTIDYGKGIYLYDKEGKRYVDASSGAVTANIGHGVPEIIDAMVQQATRVSFVYRSQFTSEVAEALARKIAEQCVGALNWSFFVNSGSEATETAMKIAIQHWQEKGVKTKNKVLSRWVSYHGITLGALSMSGHTLRRARFVPLLEDFPAIQPPYCYRCPYNLEPTSCKFACATELENVIEKIGADQIAAFIAEPVIGAAGGAISPPVGYYKVIKEICDRHHILFIADEVMTGFGRTGKMLACEHWGVEPDIVALGKGMGAGYAPIAAALVSDKVMEPILAGTKSVMSGHTLSANPQSCAVSLAVMEYLQNNRIIEQVELKGFYLFHHLQEIKEEFSFIGDIRGKGLLIGIEFVQSVENKEPFPRGDQVTNKMIQLGANNGLLLYPSAAGLDGIHGDAIILAPPLTISKDEIDELLILLRKTFLDFSNEFLEGGGKS; this is encoded by the coding sequence ATGGAGCATTCATATTTAATTAAACCGCTGCTTGATGCGGTATATCCAACAATAGATTATGGGAAGGGCATTTATTTATATGACAAGGAAGGGAAGAGGTATGTCGATGCTTCATCTGGTGCGGTAACAGCCAATATTGGTCATGGTGTACCGGAAATTATCGATGCGATGGTTCAACAAGCTACACGGGTGTCCTTTGTCTACCGATCGCAATTTACTAGTGAAGTAGCGGAAGCACTTGCTAGAAAAATAGCTGAACAATGTGTTGGGGCTTTGAACTGGAGTTTTTTTGTAAATAGTGGCTCAGAAGCAACAGAGACGGCTATGAAAATAGCAATTCAGCATTGGCAGGAAAAAGGGGTTAAAACGAAAAATAAAGTCCTTTCTCGATGGGTTAGTTATCATGGTATCACGCTTGGTGCATTATCGATGTCAGGTCATACGTTGAGGAGAGCAAGATTTGTCCCTCTACTTGAGGATTTTCCCGCCATACAACCTCCTTATTGTTACCGTTGTCCATATAACTTAGAGCCCACCTCCTGTAAGTTTGCCTGTGCAACTGAACTAGAAAATGTGATTGAAAAAATAGGAGCAGACCAAATTGCTGCTTTTATCGCAGAGCCGGTGATTGGGGCCGCGGGTGGAGCAATATCACCGCCAGTTGGTTATTATAAAGTAATAAAAGAAATATGTGATCGACATCATATTCTTTTTATCGCAGATGAAGTAATGACTGGATTTGGCCGGACAGGCAAAATGCTAGCTTGTGAGCACTGGGGAGTGGAGCCAGATATAGTCGCGCTTGGCAAAGGAATGGGAGCAGGTTATGCACCTATTGCTGCTGCTTTAGTGAGTGACAAAGTGATGGAACCAATCTTGGCTGGAACAAAAAGTGTAATGAGTGGTCACACCCTAAGTGCGAACCCACAATCATGCGCGGTTTCACTAGCAGTCATGGAATATTTACAAAATAATAGAATTATTGAGCAAGTTGAATTGAAGGGCTTTTATTTATTTCATCATTTACAAGAAATAAAAGAAGAATTTTCATTTATTGGAGATATTCGGGGTAAAGGGTTGTTAATCGGGATTGAATTTGTTCAATCGGTAGAAAATAAAGAGCCTTTTCCAAGAGGAGATCAAGTAACAAATAAAATGATTCAGCTCGGGGCTAACAATGGCTTACTGCTTTACCCTTCAGCTGCTGGGCTTGACGGAATTCATGGAGATGCTATTATCCTTGCTCCGCCCCTGACGATTTCTAAGGACGAGATCGATGAATTACTAATTCTTCTGCGTAAAACCTTCCTAGACTTTTCCAATGAATTTTTAGAGGGGGGAGGTAAATCATGA
- a CDS encoding S66 family peptidase produces the protein MIPRRLQPGDEVRVISPSRSMAILKEKQVDISKSRLEALGFHVTFGKHVHTHDEFFSTSIEERIEDLHNAFLDQNVKGIFTAIGGYNANQLLKYIDFNIIKNNPKVLIGYSDITALNLSIYQKTGLVTYSGPHFSSFGMKHGFEYTMDSFIQAVTNDAPYEVFPSEFWSDDPWYLDQEDRHFHEQKEYLVLQEGNAEGTLIGGNLCTLNLLQGTEFMPSLKGSILFIEDDYESHALTFDRDLQSVLHLSGAEDIQAILIGRFQKDSQVTEEALRKIISSKREISHIPVIANVNFGHVSPIATIPIGGKATIEAKQGSCFIQIDQ, from the coding sequence ATGATTCCACGGCGGTTACAACCAGGTGATGAGGTTAGAGTCATATCACCTTCAAGAAGTATGGCCATATTAAAGGAAAAACAGGTGGATATATCAAAAAGTCGATTAGAAGCATTAGGCTTTCATGTAACGTTTGGAAAACATGTACATACACACGATGAGTTTTTTAGTACCAGCATCGAGGAGCGGATAGAAGATTTGCATAACGCATTTCTTGATCAGAACGTAAAAGGGATTTTTACAGCAATAGGCGGTTATAACGCGAATCAACTGCTTAAATATATAGATTTTAACATCATAAAAAATAATCCTAAGGTGCTTATCGGTTATAGTGATATTACCGCTTTAAATTTATCTATCTATCAAAAGACGGGGTTGGTTACCTACTCCGGTCCACATTTTTCTTCCTTTGGAATGAAGCATGGTTTTGAATATACAATGGATTCCTTTATCCAAGCGGTTACAAATGATGCGCCTTATGAGGTATTTCCATCAGAGTTTTGGAGTGATGATCCTTGGTATTTAGACCAAGAGGATCGCCATTTTCATGAGCAAAAGGAGTACCTAGTTCTACAAGAAGGAAACGCAGAAGGTACACTTATTGGAGGTAATCTGTGTACCTTGAATCTGCTTCAGGGCACCGAATTTATGCCTTCCCTCAAAGGAAGTATCTTGTTTATTGAAGATGACTACGAGTCGCATGCTCTTACCTTTGACCGAGATTTACAATCGGTTTTACATTTATCTGGTGCCGAAGACATCCAAGCCATACTAATTGGAAGATTTCAAAAGGATTCACAGGTGACAGAGGAAGCATTACGTAAAATAATTTCCTCAAAGAGGGAGATTTCTCACATACCGGTTATCGCAAATGTGAACTTTGGACATGTCAGTCCCATAGCCACCATTCCAATTGGTGGTAAAGCAACCATTGAAGCGAAGCAAGGCAGCTGCTTCATACAAATAGATCAATAA
- a CDS encoding NAD(P)/FAD-dependent oxidoreductase, whose protein sequence is MKTNYDVIVVGAGPAGIFTCYELTLKMPEASILLIDKGHDIYKRNCPILQKKIDKCPPAAGRKEFAGCLPACSITNGFGGAGAYSDGKFNITSEFGGWMTDYLPDSQVVDLINYVDRINLDHGATESITDPLTDKVRDIERRGYAAGLKLLRAQVRHLGTEQNLQILQSIYEYLKTKIDMVYKAEVEDLITEKTPDGHKVTGIKLKAGESLSAEKVVVAPGRDGSVWLAKLLKSRRLKMINNQVDIGVRVETSNIVMEEINEHLYEGKFTFNTSVGTRVRTFCSNPSGHVVVENHSGIMLANGHAYKDPKLGSPNTNFALLVSHTFSDPFDKPNEYAHEISRLANSLSNGGLIVQKYGDILNGRRSTEKRIKEGFLEPTLKEAVPGDLGLVLPYNTLKSLIEMTEALNHVSPGLASEHTLFYGVEAKFYSARPKLNDRFETEISGLYVGGDGAGITRGLAQASACGVWIARDIIEKSTKRTNTEPVLV, encoded by the coding sequence TTGAAAACAAATTATGATGTTATCGTTGTTGGAGCAGGTCCAGCTGGGATTTTTACATGTTATGAACTTACATTAAAAATGCCAGAAGCATCCATATTATTAATTGATAAAGGTCACGACATATATAAAAGAAATTGTCCCATTTTACAAAAAAAAATCGATAAATGCCCACCAGCAGCTGGTAGGAAGGAATTTGCTGGGTGTCTACCTGCGTGTTCTATTACCAATGGATTTGGGGGAGCTGGTGCATACTCAGATGGAAAGTTTAATATAACAAGTGAGTTTGGTGGCTGGATGACGGATTATTTACCAGATTCACAGGTTGTTGATTTAATAAATTACGTGGACCGGATCAACCTTGACCACGGAGCGACAGAAAGCATCACTGATCCTTTAACTGATAAAGTTAGAGATATCGAGAGACGTGGATATGCTGCTGGCTTAAAGCTTCTTCGTGCTCAAGTAAGACACTTAGGAACAGAACAAAATCTACAAATCCTTCAAAGTATTTACGAATACTTAAAAACAAAGATTGATATGGTTTACAAGGCAGAAGTTGAGGACTTAATCACAGAAAAAACGCCAGATGGTCATAAGGTAACTGGAATTAAATTAAAAGCTGGGGAAAGCTTATCTGCTGAAAAAGTGGTGGTTGCACCAGGACGCGACGGTTCGGTATGGTTGGCCAAGCTATTAAAATCAAGACGTCTAAAAATGATTAATAATCAAGTCGATATTGGTGTTCGTGTAGAAACATCAAATATTGTCATGGAAGAAATTAATGAGCACTTGTATGAAGGGAAATTTACGTTTAATACTTCGGTTGGTACCCGCGTAAGAACCTTCTGTAGCAATCCTTCAGGCCATGTCGTTGTTGAGAATCACTCTGGAATCATGTTAGCGAACGGTCATGCTTACAAGGACCCTAAATTAGGTAGCCCAAATACGAACTTTGCTTTACTTGTATCTCACACCTTCTCAGATCCTTTTGATAAGCCAAATGAGTACGCACATGAAATTTCTAGGCTAGCCAATAGTTTATCTAACGGTGGACTAATTGTTCAAAAGTACGGAGATATTTTAAATGGACGCCGTTCCACTGAAAAGCGTATTAAAGAGGGCTTTTTAGAGCCGACACTTAAAGAAGCAGTACCGGGAGATCTAGGGTTAGTGCTTCCATATAATACACTGAAGAGTTTAATTGAAATGACAGAAGCGCTAAATCATGTATCGCCAGGTCTTGCTTCTGAGCACACATTATTCTACGGTGTGGAAGCGAAGTTTTACTCCGCACGACCAAAGTTAAATGATCGTTTTGAAACGGAAATTAGTGGACTTTATGTTGGTGGAGATGGAGCAGGGATCACTCGTGGGTTGGCTCAAGCTAGTGCGTGTGGCGTTTGGATTGCTAGGGATATCATTGAGAAATCAACTAAAAGAACAAACACGGAACCAGTTTTGGTATAA
- a CDS encoding DUF502 domain-containing protein: protein MKSILKSFVNGILTIVPIILVVYVTYKTFMFLDGLLGGVLKQYFKESYVPGIGILATLVLITILGFLSTKFVTGTIFRIIDRLLEKIPFVKTVYSVIKDTVHSFLGEKKSFSKVALVTVPGTNMKSLGFVTAEDLDVFYEPLSDYIAVYVPQTFQVAGFTFLIKKEDVEFIDVKPEDAMKFILSGGMTSKKTTLMEAQKER from the coding sequence ATGAAAAGTATATTAAAGAGCTTTGTGAATGGTATTTTAACGATTGTACCAATCATACTCGTGGTTTACGTAACATATAAAACCTTCATGTTTTTAGATGGACTATTAGGTGGGGTCCTGAAGCAGTACTTTAAAGAGTCGTACGTTCCAGGTATCGGAATTTTGGCAACGTTAGTGTTAATTACCATTTTAGGTTTTTTATCTACGAAGTTTGTAACGGGTACCATCTTCCGAATCATTGACAGGTTATTAGAGAAAATTCCTTTCGTGAAAACCGTATATTCGGTTATAAAAGATACTGTCCATTCCTTCTTAGGTGAGAAAAAATCCTTCTCAAAGGTGGCACTTGTAACCGTTCCTGGCACAAATATGAAAAGCCTTGGGTTTGTTACAGCAGAGGATCTTGATGTTTTTTACGAACCGTTAAGTGATTATATCGCTGTGTACGTCCCTCAAACCTTTCAAGTGGCTGGATTCACCTTTTTAATCAAAAAAGAGGATGTTGAATTTATCGATGTTAAGCCAGAAGATGCGATGAAATTTATCCTTTCTGGCGGCATGACCTCGAAGAAAACAACATTGATGGAAGCTCAAAAAGAAAGGTAA
- the msrB gene encoding peptide-methionine (R)-S-oxide reductase MsrB, with protein sequence MTKEGDLKERLTPMQYEVTQRNGTEPPFRNEYWDQFGDGIYVDIVSGKPLFSSKDKYDAGCGWPSFTKPIDEEEIIEKMDRSHFMVRTEVRSKSADSHLGHVFDDGPGPTKLRYCINSAALQFIPVEELDEKGYGKYKVLFS encoded by the coding sequence ATGACAAAAGAAGGAGATTTAAAAGAAAGATTAACTCCTATGCAATATGAGGTGACCCAAAGAAATGGGACGGAGCCGCCGTTTCGAAATGAATATTGGGATCAGTTTGGTGATGGTATTTATGTAGATATTGTTTCAGGAAAGCCGCTTTTTAGCTCGAAGGATAAATATGATGCGGGATGTGGATGGCCAAGTTTTACAAAGCCTATTGACGAGGAAGAAATTATTGAAAAAATGGATCGCAGTCATTTTATGGTTCGTACAGAAGTCCGAAGTAAATCTGCAGATTCTCATCTTGGTCATGTGTTTGATGATGGACCAGGTCCGACGAAGCTAAGGTACTGTATCAACTCTGCAGCACTTCAATTTATTCCCGTTGAGGAACTGGATGAAAAAGGATACGGTAAGTATAAAGTTTTATTTTCATAA
- the msrA gene encoding peptide-methionine (S)-S-oxide reductase MsrA codes for MEKLATFAGGCFWCMVKPFDEQPGIISVISGYTGGHKENPTYEEVCRETTGHYEAVQITYDPEIFSYEKLLSVYWQQIDPTDPGGQFYDRGQSYETAIFYHDEEQRVLAEQSKLELAQSGRFSKPIATKILPAKEFYTAEDYHQQFYKKNPVRYGRYSEGSGRAAFIKKAWGDDQ; via the coding sequence ATGGAGAAACTTGCGACATTTGCTGGTGGATGCTTTTGGTGTATGGTAAAGCCGTTTGATGAACAGCCTGGAATTATTTCTGTCATCAGTGGCTATACAGGGGGACATAAGGAAAACCCTACGTATGAAGAGGTATGCCGAGAAACAACTGGGCATTACGAGGCTGTACAAATTACGTATGATCCTGAAATATTTTCTTATGAAAAGCTTTTAAGCGTATACTGGCAACAAATTGATCCAACCGATCCGGGTGGCCAGTTTTATGATCGAGGGCAATCGTATGAAACGGCAATCTTTTATCATGACGAAGAACAAAGGGTGTTAGCTGAACAATCTAAGCTAGAATTAGCGCAAAGTGGTCGTTTTTCAAAGCCTATCGCGACAAAAATTTTACCGGCAAAAGAATTTTATACCGCTGAAGATTATCATCAACAATTTTATAAAAAGAACCCAGTACGATATGGAAGATATTCTGAGGGGTCTGGGCGTGCTGCCTTTATTAAGAAAGCTTGGGGGGATGACCAATGA